A DNA window from Vagococcus penaei contains the following coding sequences:
- a CDS encoding amino acid permease — MGSSKQLRWYNIAVIAFVSVWGLGNVVNNYATQGISVIFSWILIMILYFIPYALIVGQLGSTFKDSSGGVSSWVKNTTTKKIGYFAAWTYWVVHIPYLAQKPQQIVIAFNWIFKQNGTFIQEAGSTVTSFLSLIIFLFFLWVASKGLTTLKRIGSIAGTAMFIMSLLFILLAISAPLINQQATLATPNMGSLKTYLPTFNLNYFTTISMLVFAVGGAEKISPYVNDTKNPAKEFPKGMLALAAMIAVCAILGSFSMGMLFDSNNIPKDLMANGAYVAFGKLGVYYGVGNLFVVIYAIAQALAQISALAFSIDAPLKILLADSDKEFIPASFAKMNENDVPLKGYALTGILVSILIIVPGLGMKSMNELYNWLLNLNAVVMPLRYLWVFFAFMMVNKLHKDFTSEYKFIRRPKLGYLVGLWCFLFTAFACLLGIIPKDIYADNPTSWLFKLSLNIITPIVLLALGFIFPILARRQNKLKD, encoded by the coding sequence ATGGGTTCATCAAAGCAATTACGTTGGTATAACATAGCCGTTATTGCCTTTGTTTCTGTATGGGGACTTGGTAATGTGGTTAATAATTATGCAACACAAGGTATCTCGGTTATTTTTTCTTGGATCTTAATTATGATTCTATATTTTATTCCTTATGCACTAATTGTTGGTCAATTAGGCTCAACGTTTAAAGATTCAAGTGGTGGTGTCAGTAGTTGGGTCAAAAATACAACTACTAAAAAAATTGGCTATTTTGCTGCTTGGACTTACTGGGTTGTTCATATCCCCTACCTTGCTCAAAAGCCACAACAGATTGTTATCGCTTTTAATTGGATTTTTAAGCAAAATGGAACGTTTATTCAAGAAGCTGGTTCAACTGTCACATCATTTTTAAGTTTAATCATCTTTCTGTTTTTCCTGTGGGTTGCCTCGAAAGGATTAACAACGCTTAAAAGAATTGGTAGTATTGCTGGAACAGCTATGTTTATTATGTCATTATTGTTTATTTTACTAGCTATCAGTGCTCCTCTTATCAATCAACAAGCAACCTTAGCAACACCTAACATGGGATCATTAAAAACATATTTACCGACATTTAATTTAAATTATTTCACAACCATCTCTATGCTTGTTTTCGCAGTTGGTGGGGCTGAAAAAATTTCACCATATGTCAATGATACTAAAAATCCTGCTAAAGAATTTCCAAAAGGTATGCTAGCATTAGCTGCGATGATCGCTGTTTGTGCGATTCTTGGATCATTTTCTATGGGCATGCTCTTTGACAGTAATAATATACCGAAAGATTTAATGGCCAATGGTGCCTACGTTGCTTTTGGCAAGTTAGGCGTTTATTATGGTGTAGGAAACTTATTCGTTGTTATTTATGCCATTGCGCAAGCTTTGGCTCAAATATCAGCTTTAGCTTTTTCAATTGATGCCCCCTTAAAAATTCTTTTAGCGGACTCTGATAAAGAATTTATTCCAGCATCTTTTGCTAAAATGAATGAAAATGATGTACCACTTAAAGGGTATGCATTAACCGGTATCCTCGTCAGTATTTTAATCATTGTCCCCGGTTTAGGAATGAAGAGTATGAACGAACTCTATAACTGGCTACTTAACTTAAATGCTGTTGTCATGCCACTACGCTATTTATGGGTTTTCTTTGCGTTTATGATGGTTAATAAGTTACATAAAGACTTTACTTCAGAATACAAATTTATTCGTCGGCCTAAACTAGGTTACCTAGTCGGCTTATGGTGTTTCTTATTTACAGCCTTTGCTTGCTTATTAGGTATCATTCCTAAAGATATCTATGCAGATAATCCTACTTCTTGGCTATTTAAATTAAGTCTAAATATTATTACACCTATTGTCTTACTCGCACTAGGGTTTATCTTCCCAATTCTTGCTAGACGACAAAATAAATTGAAAGATTAA
- the pyrE gene encoding orotate phosphoribosyltransferase, producing MKHIAKELLAIEAVTLSPKNPYTWVSGIKSPIYCDNRITMSYPYVRQEIAKALAKTILQMYPDVEVIAGTATAGIPHAAWVAEELNLPMVYIRGKAKDHGKQNQIEGRITPKQKMVIIEDLISTGGSVIEAAEAAQKEGAEVLGVAAIFSYQLPKGLANFEKSGLPFYTLTNYTELLEVALDKKYINSEELTLLQEWKEAPEEWHQSV from the coding sequence ATGAAACATATTGCTAAAGAATTACTAGCTATTGAAGCTGTTACATTGAGTCCAAAAAATCCTTATACATGGGTAAGTGGTATTAAAAGCCCGATTTACTGTGATAATCGTATTACAATGAGTTATCCTTATGTTCGTCAAGAAATTGCTAAAGCATTAGCAAAGACGATTCTTCAAATGTATCCAGATGTCGAAGTAATTGCTGGAACAGCAACCGCAGGTATTCCTCATGCAGCTTGGGTAGCTGAAGAATTGAATTTACCAATGGTTTATATTCGTGGCAAAGCGAAAGATCATGGGAAACAGAACCAAATTGAAGGACGAATTACACCAAAACAGAAAATGGTCATTATTGAAGATTTAATTTCAACAGGTGGTAGTGTGATCGAAGCTGCAGAAGCAGCACAAAAAGAGGGGGCAGAAGTATTAGGTGTGGCTGCTATTTTCAGTTACCAATTACCTAAAGGACTTGCTAATTTTGAAAAAAGTGGCTTACCATTTTATACGTTAACGAATTATACGGAATTATTAGAAGTAGCATTGGATAAAAAGTACATTAACTCAGAAGAATTGACCTTGTTACAAGAGTGGAAAGAAGCACCTGAAGAGTGGCATCAATCTGTCTAG
- a CDS encoding IS3 family transposase (programmed frameshift), which translates to MLERKPRRTFTKEFKQQMVDLYQSGKPRIDIIRDYELTPSTFDRWVKQGTTTGSFKEKDNLTPEQKELIKLRKELKMLEMENDILKQAALIFGPKRQVIKANKHKYSISAMCRVLKISRQTYYYQEKKPLLESELEEIVEMIFRQNKKAYGARKIKKALSLEGIILSRRKIRRIMRHRNLVSVYTKAYFKVVSSNVNESKITNQLKRHFNSVMPLEKVVADLTYVKVGNRWHYVCLILDLFNREIIGFSCGASKDAELVKQAFYTIPYALTNIQLFHTDRGKEFDNQVIDTILNTFNIKRSLSRKGNPWDNAVAESTYKSFKAEFVYPNQFETLKELSVALYDYVHWWNHFRIHGALNYVTPLSIRAQRLAIASLEDESNCDTCEIAG; encoded by the exons ATGTTAGAACGTAAACCAAGAAGAACTTTTACCAAAGAATTTAAACAACAAATGGTAGATCTTTACCAATCAGGAAAACCTAGAATAGATATTATTCGTGACTATGAGTTAACTCCTTCAACTTTTGATAGGTGGGTAAAACAAGGAACAACCACAGGTTCATTCAAAGAAAAAGATAATTTAACACCTGAACAAAAGGAATTAATCAAACTCAGAAAAGAACTTAAAATGCTTGAAATGGAAAATGATATTTTAAAGCAAGCGGCGCTGATATTCGGAC CGAAAAGGCAAGTAATTAAAGCCAACAAACATAAATATTCTATATCAGCGATGTGCCGAGTCCTTAAAATATCAAGACAAACTTACTATTATCAGGAAAAGAAGCCATTACTAGAAAGTGAACTAGAAGAAATTGTGGAAATGATTTTTCGCCAAAATAAAAAAGCTTATGGCGCTCGTAAAATAAAAAAAGCACTTAGTTTAGAAGGCATCATTCTCAGTAGAAGAAAAATTAGAAGGATTATGCGACACAGAAACCTCGTTTCTGTGTATACGAAAGCTTATTTTAAGGTGGTATCTTCTAATGTGAATGAGTCTAAAATAACCAATCAATTAAAACGTCATTTTAACTCCGTTATGCCATTAGAAAAAGTTGTCGCCGATTTAACTTATGTCAAGGTTGGCAATCGTTGGCACTATGTCTGTTTAATTCTTGATTTATTTAATCGAGAAATCATTGGATTTAGTTGTGGGGCATCAAAAGATGCCGAATTAGTTAAACAGGCATTTTATACGATTCCGTACGCCTTAACAAACATTCAGTTGTTTCATACTGATAGAGGAAAAGAATTTGATAACCAAGTGATTGATACCATACTAAATACATTTAATATCAAGCGATCGTTGAGTAGAAAAGGAAATCCCTGGGATAATGCCGTCGCCGAGTCAACTTATAAATCCTTTAAAGCAGAGTTCGTTTATCCCAATCAGTTTGAGACACTAAAAGAATTATCTGTGGCTCTTTATGACTATGTTCATTGGTGGAATCATTTCAGAATACACGGAGCATTGAATTATGTCACTCCGCTTAGTATCAGAGCTCAGAGATTAGCGATAGCTTCCCTTGAGGATGAGTCAAACTGTGATACGTGTGAGATAGCGGGTTGA
- a CDS encoding NFACT RNA binding domain-containing protein codes for MSYDGILTHFMVNELQQTIINGRLSKIHQPYDHEIMLVFRNNGKNHTLLLSAHPSYARVQLTTITYKNPMTPPNFCMILRKYLEGSILTAITQIDNDRIIHLSFSSRNELGDLEEIVLVVELMGRHSNIILLNKQTHKIIDTIKHIGSSQNTYRLLLPGATYINPPTTNQLNPFNVSTNRLFELMHTSDEITVSQIMTTFQGIGRDTANEIVYRMKQSPKDKLKQWQQFFDDLMTHLKPTLTTCDGKDYLLPIPFQSIVGNSISFNTLSQLLDYFYEGKAERDRVKQQAGELIRKVSNDQEKIKKKLKKLEQSLIDADNAEIFRIKGELLTTYLHDVPRGVPEITLANYYEENEPITITLNMALSPNQNAQKYFQRYQKLKNGVKIVKEQISIAKFDLIYLESVLSQLEIASPKDIDMIREELIEEKYIKPKRQELKKKKHAKSKPEEFKASDGTTILVGRNNLQNDLLTLKQAKKTDFWLHAKDIPGSHVIVKSDKPSEQTLLEAAELAAYYSKYRLSSHVPVDYVQVKHIKKPNGAKPGYVIYDNQKTLSVTPTKKMVDDLRETK; via the coding sequence ATGTCCTACGATGGTATTTTGACACATTTTATGGTTAACGAATTACAACAAACTATAATCAACGGTCGCTTATCTAAAATTCACCAACCCTATGATCACGAAATTATGCTCGTTTTTAGAAATAATGGTAAAAACCATACATTATTATTATCTGCTCATCCGTCTTATGCACGCGTACAACTGACGACTATTACTTATAAAAATCCAATGACGCCACCTAATTTTTGTATGATTCTCAGAAAATATCTTGAGGGTAGTATTTTGACTGCTATTACTCAAATTGATAATGATCGCATTATTCACTTATCCTTCAGTAGTCGAAATGAATTAGGTGATTTAGAAGAGATTGTTTTAGTTGTGGAACTAATGGGACGTCATAGCAATATTATTCTACTGAATAAACAAACACATAAAATTATTGATACGATTAAACATATCGGTAGTAGCCAAAATACATACCGTTTATTATTACCTGGTGCTACTTATATTAATCCACCGACGACGAACCAACTGAATCCTTTTAATGTATCGACTAATCGTTTATTTGAATTAATGCATACTTCAGATGAAATAACTGTCTCTCAAATTATGACGACTTTTCAAGGGATTGGTCGAGATACAGCAAACGAAATTGTTTATCGAATGAAACAGTCGCCTAAAGATAAACTAAAGCAGTGGCAACAATTTTTTGATGACTTAATGACACATTTAAAGCCAACACTAACAACTTGCGATGGAAAAGATTACTTACTACCTATTCCCTTCCAAAGTATCGTTGGAAATAGTATATCCTTTAATACCTTAAGCCAATTACTCGACTATTTTTATGAAGGAAAAGCTGAGCGAGATCGTGTAAAACAACAAGCTGGCGAGTTGATTCGTAAAGTTAGTAATGACCAAGAAAAAATTAAAAAGAAACTAAAAAAATTAGAACAATCATTAATTGACGCTGATAATGCTGAAATTTTCCGGATTAAAGGTGAATTATTAACAACTTACCTACATGATGTACCAAGAGGTGTACCAGAAATCACATTGGCGAATTATTATGAGGAAAATGAGCCTATTACAATTACTTTAAATATGGCATTATCCCCAAACCAAAATGCTCAAAAATATTTTCAACGATACCAAAAACTTAAAAATGGTGTAAAAATTGTAAAAGAACAAATATCAATTGCTAAATTTGATTTAATTTATCTTGAGTCTGTTTTGTCACAACTTGAAATTGCTAGCCCTAAAGACATTGATATGATTCGTGAAGAATTAATTGAAGAAAAATATATTAAACCTAAAAGACAAGAACTTAAGAAAAAGAAACATGCAAAAAGTAAACCAGAAGAATTTAAAGCATCTGATGGTACAACTATCTTAGTGGGACGTAATAATTTACAAAATGATTTACTCACACTAAAACAAGCGAAAAAAACTGACTTTTGGTTACACGCAAAAGATATTCCTGGGTCTCATGTCATTGTAAAAAGTGACAAACCCTCTGAACAAACATTACTTGAAGCAGCTGAATTAGCAGCGTATTATTCTAAGTATCGCTTATCAAGTCATGTACCAGTCGATTATGTTCAAGTTAAACATATTAAAAAACCTAACGGCGCCAAACCCGGCTATGTTATTTATGATAATCAAAAAACCTTGTCCGTCACACCAACCAAAAAAATGGTTGATGACTTACGCGAGACAAAATAA
- a CDS encoding exo-alpha-sialidase, translated as MRYREVLIGIIGVGLIVFALSYFIYKWFFKKKKQTGMIINIAMIILLFVGGGMFYLPAKEFVLLKKNIVKKNQVIVINNKKVTNQANAQERSLLTTAYDTIENTHPSVVAFPNEWNGYKYWMAITAYPKGDATYENPHIFKSNDMVTWIPDTNNPLDQPKSEKFTKSGSPLQYDSDTHLIFNTEKNQLEMFWRYVDDVNDRVTIFRRDSTDGKTWSNKQVVYHAPRKEADWVSPAFIKDADGYKVWYVADGYRIWYRESQDGFNWSEPIEIKVPYEEKNMKHWHLDVQKTDEGYEMIVVGFKSNGSNSPSERHTMSLYHSVSKDNKNWSTLTPIIYPSQDKKQWDGKGLYRSAFIKENGTYYVFYSGIGFDRTRGVGLSYGADINQLKGINYSNLSEFNQTLK; from the coding sequence ATGAGATATAGAGAGGTACTGATTGGGATCATTGGTGTAGGACTAATTGTTTTTGCATTGTCTTATTTCATCTATAAATGGTTTTTCAAGAAAAAGAAACAAACAGGAATGATAATCAATATTGCGATGATCATTTTATTATTTGTAGGTGGAGGTATGTTTTATCTACCCGCTAAAGAATTTGTTCTATTAAAGAAAAATATTGTTAAAAAGAATCAAGTTATTGTCATAAATAACAAAAAAGTCACGAATCAAGCAAATGCTCAAGAACGTTCATTACTAACAACCGCCTATGATACGATAGAAAATACACACCCTTCTGTTGTAGCCTTTCCAAATGAATGGAATGGATATAAATACTGGATGGCGATTACTGCTTATCCAAAGGGAGATGCTACCTATGAAAATCCACATATATTCAAGTCAAATGATATGGTCACGTGGATTCCAGATACAAATAATCCACTAGATCAACCAAAATCAGAAAAATTCACAAAATCTGGTAGTCCTCTACAATATGATTCTGACACTCATCTTATTTTTAATACTGAAAAAAATCAATTAGAAATGTTTTGGCGTTATGTCGATGATGTGAATGATCGAGTAACTATCTTCCGCAGAGATTCGACTGATGGCAAGACATGGTCAAACAAACAAGTCGTTTATCATGCTCCACGTAAGGAAGCTGATTGGGTATCTCCTGCTTTTATCAAAGATGCTGACGGGTATAAAGTATGGTATGTTGCTGATGGCTACCGGATTTGGTATCGTGAAAGCCAAGATGGTTTTAACTGGTCTGAACCAATTGAAATTAAAGTCCCTTACGAAGAAAAAAATATGAAACACTGGCATTTAGATGTCCAAAAAACAGACGAAGGCTATGAAATGATTGTTGTTGGGTTTAAATCAAATGGATCAAATTCACCATCTGAACGTCATACCATGTCTCTTTACCATTCCGTTTCTAAAGATAACAAGAATTGGTCAACACTAACTCCTATCATTTATCCATCACAAGACAAAAAACAATGGGACGGCAAAGGACTTTATCGAAGCGCCTTTATTAAAGAGAATGGCACTTATTATGTCTTTTACAGTGGGATTGGCTTTGATCGTACACGTGGAGTCGGATTATCCTATGGTGCTGATATTAATCAGCTAAAGGGTATTAATTACTCTAATCTATCGGAATTTAATCAAACACTAAAATAA
- a CDS encoding transposase family protein — translation MNNHIKKMLRITDEHLYLTNTEEAKVKGKNSLIIFGIYSPMPSACKSCGSTVVDNEGKSVVVRNGKKEVTIRLDSYQNMPTVLKLKKQRFHCKNCSHNWTAQCSIVEKNCHISKFITLKILELLTEKISMTVISKQCQVSLTTVLRVLKSVESQLPQQLKPRSFPEVDRLHLTRQKK, via the coding sequence GTGAATAATCATATCAAAAAAATGCTACGAATTACAGATGAACATTTATATTTAACAAATACGGAGGAAGCTAAAGTTAAAGGAAAGAACTCTTTAATTATCTTTGGCATCTATTCTCCCATGCCTTCGGCTTGTAAATCCTGTGGGTCAACTGTTGTTGATAATGAAGGAAAAAGTGTGGTTGTTAGGAATGGAAAAAAAGAAGTAACTATTCGATTAGATTCTTATCAAAATATGCCTACTGTTTTAAAACTAAAGAAACAACGATTCCATTGTAAAAACTGTTCTCACAATTGGACCGCACAGTGTTCTATTGTTGAAAAAAATTGTCATATCAGTAAATTTATTACTTTGAAGATTTTAGAATTATTAACTGAGAAAATCTCTATGACAGTTATATCTAAACAATGCCAAGTTTCTTTAACTACAGTTTTAAGAGTTCTTAAGTCCGTTGAATCACAGCTCCCACAACAACTTAAACCTCGATCTTTTCCAGAAGTGGATAGGCTACACTTGACTAGACAGAAAAAATAA
- a CDS encoding diaminopimelate dehydrogenase — translation MINIAIIGYGNLGRGVEKAIKKNNDMTLVGIFTRRQPETVTAETAKVYSMDDLFIMKDDIDVCILCGGSATDLPKQTPELTEQFNTIDSFDTHANIPTHFDRVNKVAKQKETVSIISIGWDPGLFSVNRLYAESILPDGETLTFWGKGVSQGHSDALRRLDGVQDAIQYTIPNDAIIERLKTGESLDLTTRDKHTRECYIVLEEGADETRIREQIVTMPNYFDEYDTTIHVISQEELEKNHKQKMPHGGKVLRVGQTSAENKEVYDFSLALDSNPEFTASTLVAYARAAARLAKEERFGAYTIFDIAPSYISPFSADELRQRLL, via the coding sequence ATGATTAATATTGCAATTATTGGCTATGGAAACTTGGGACGTGGAGTGGAAAAGGCAATTAAGAAAAACAATGACATGACATTAGTCGGTATTTTTACAAGACGTCAACCAGAGACGGTAACAGCTGAAACTGCTAAAGTATATTCAATGGATGACCTTTTCATAATGAAAGATGACATTGATGTATGTATTTTATGTGGTGGTTCAGCAACTGACTTACCTAAACAGACACCTGAGTTAACAGAGCAATTTAATACAATTGATAGCTTTGACACACATGCAAATATTCCTACACATTTTGATCGAGTGAATAAAGTGGCTAAACAGAAAGAAACGGTGTCGATCATTTCCATCGGTTGGGACCCAGGTTTATTTAGTGTTAATCGCTTATATGCGGAGAGTATTTTACCAGATGGTGAAACACTAACATTTTGGGGAAAAGGTGTCAGTCAAGGGCATAGTGATGCTCTACGTCGATTAGATGGCGTGCAAGATGCCATTCAATATACCATTCCTAATGATGCCATTATTGAACGCCTAAAGACAGGGGAGTCATTGGACCTAACTACGCGTGATAAACATACACGTGAGTGTTACATTGTGCTTGAAGAAGGTGCAGATGAAACACGTATTCGGGAGCAAATTGTAACAATGCCTAATTACTTTGACGAGTATGATACAACGATTCATGTCATCTCACAAGAAGAATTAGAAAAGAATCATAAACAAAAGATGCCACATGGTGGGAAAGTTTTACGTGTAGGTCAAACATCAGCTGAAAACAAAGAGGTTTATGATTTTTCTCTTGCACTAGATAGTAACCCTGAATTTACTGCTAGTACACTTGTTGCCTATGCTCGTGCAGCAGCAAGACTAGCTAAAGAAGAACGCTTTGGAGCCTACACGATTTTTGATATTGCACCAAGCTATATCTCACCATTCTCTGCTGACGAATTACGTCAACGTCTATTATAA
- a CDS encoding GNAT family N-acetyltransferase: MIHYKEDKQITRKDLNQIYTSVGWLAYTNDMDNLEQAVSCSLSVISAWHEDKLVGLIRVVGDGYTIVYIQDILVHPNYQNKHIGTNLMIRILANYPSVRQKVLLTEDALNVRHFYEKFGFSSCDKGQAVAFYKEF; encoded by the coding sequence ATGATACATTATAAAGAAGATAAGCAAATTACACGAAAAGATTTAAATCAAATTTACACTAGTGTTGGCTGGTTAGCTTATACAAACGATATGGATAACTTAGAGCAAGCGGTGAGTTGTTCATTGTCAGTTATAAGTGCTTGGCATGAGGATAAATTAGTTGGTTTAATTAGAGTTGTCGGTGATGGATACACTATTGTATATATTCAAGATATTCTTGTTCATCCCAATTACCAAAACAAACATATCGGGACCAACTTAATGATTAGAATACTAGCCAACTACCCATCGGTGAGACAGAAAGTTTTACTAACTGAGGATGCACTTAATGTTAGACATTTTTATGAAAAATTTGGCTTTTCTTCTTGTGATAAAGGTCAGGCTGTTGCTTTTTATAAAGAATTTTAG
- a CDS encoding histidine phosphatase family protein, translating to MSIYLVRHGQDDEHVRGGWCNHGLIKEGIEQSENLGNKLLAITFDKIYSSTLNRAIETTNIIQRKLRTKNNVIYTDQLREINNGLLSGMKHEVAEKKYPGLYYSSLEFDEKYPLGESPKEFYNRIDNFWSTEIIPQNKKNILIVTHGGVINIILHIFNDLIYSNKKMIFPIGTGTFVKIEL from the coding sequence ATGAGTATTTACTTAGTTAGACATGGGCAAGATGATGAGCATGTTAGAGGTGGCTGGTGTAATCATGGATTGATTAAAGAAGGTATAGAACAAAGTGAAAATTTAGGAAACAAATTATTAGCAATTACTTTTGATAAAATTTATTCGAGTACTCTAAATAGAGCTATCGAGACAACTAATATTATTCAAAGAAAGTTAAGAACCAAAAATAATGTAATATATACAGATCAACTACGAGAAATTAATAATGGACTTCTATCTGGAATGAAACACGAAGTTGCTGAGAAAAAGTATCCGGGATTGTATTATAGTTCTTTAGAATTTGATGAAAAATATCCATTAGGAGAGAGTCCGAAAGAATTTTATAACCGAATTGATAATTTTTGGAGTACTGAAATAATTCCTCAAAATAAGAAAAATATTTTAATTGTGACACATGGTGGAGTCATAAATATAATACTGCACATTTTTAATGATTTGATTTATTCAAATAAAAAAATGATATTTCCTATTGGTACTGGAACATTTGTAAAAATTGAGCTGTAG